In Ignavibacteria bacterium, a single genomic region encodes these proteins:
- a CDS encoding sigma-70 family RNA polymerase sigma factor, with product MDDNLDKSELNIQSSDKLIIEEFLNGNSNAFNLIVLKYQKRIYWTVRRMVIDHDDADDITQNVFIKLHSALKDFRGESALFTYLYKMAVNFSLNHIKKVKNKHLKETVINNDMINNISDDGNNPTDFDSESRSKLIAEAVAVLPDRQRAVFNMRFYDELSYEEISKILNKSVGGLKANYFHAFKKIQSFLNNKKVKGEID from the coding sequence ATAGATGACAATCTGGATAAAAGTGAACTAAATATTCAAAGTAGCGATAAGTTAATTATCGAAGAATTTTTAAACGGTAATTCGAACGCATTCAATCTAATCGTTCTTAAATATCAGAAACGTATTTACTGGACGGTTCGGAGAATGGTCATTGATCATGACGATGCAGACGACATAACGCAGAATGTTTTTATTAAACTGCATTCTGCTTTGAAAGACTTTCGGGGTGAATCGGCTTTGTTCACGTACTTGTACAAAATGGCTGTTAATTTTTCCCTGAATCATATTAAAAAAGTTAAAAACAAACATTTGAAAGAAACAGTGATAAATAACGATATGATTAATAACATCTCCGATGACGGAAATAATCCAACTGATTTCGACTCAGAAAGCAGGTCGAAACTTATTGCTGAAGCCGTTGCGGTTCTCCCTGACAGGCAAAGAGCCGTGTTTAACATGAGATTCTACGATGAACTTTCCTATGAAGAAATTAGCAAGATTCTAAATAAATCTGTCGGTGGTCTTAAAGCAAATTATTTTCATGCTTTTAAAAAGATTCAGTCGTTTCTTAATAATAAAAAAGTGAAAGGAGAAATTGACTAA
- the ettA gene encoding energy-dependent translational throttle protein EttA has translation MSDNKIIFSMVGVSKTFPPHKTVLKNIYLSFFYGAKIGVIGLNGSGKSTLLKIIAGIEQSFEGEVHFTKEYSVGLLPQEPELDNTKTVKEIVQEGVQEIVDILKEYEEVNNKFAEPMSDDEMTKLIERQGELTELIEHKNGWELDVKLARAMDALQCPDEDALVENLSGGERRRVALCRLLLMEPDILLLDEPTNHLDAESVQWLELHLQKYKGTVIAVTHDRYFLDNVAGWILELDRGEGIPWEGNYSSWLDQKAKRLEMEQKSESKRRKTLERELEWVRMSPKARHAKSKARLQSYDKLLNEDTKQKEEKLEIYIPNGPRLSNKVIDAVNVKKAYGDKLLYENLNFSLPPAGIVGVIGPNGAGKTTLFRMILGTEKPDAGNFEVGDTVTVGYVDQSHVNLNPEDTVWKAISEGAETIELGGKQYNSRAYVGRFNFNGADQEKLVKNLSGGERNRLHLALTLKSQANVLLLDEPSNDIDVNTLRALEEGLEDFAGCAVVISHDRWFLDRISTHILAFEGDSQVYFFEGSYSEYEENKKKRLGEVTPKKFKYKKLVE, from the coding sequence ATGTCCGATAATAAAATAATTTTCTCAATGGTGGGAGTTTCAAAAACTTTCCCGCCTCATAAAACTGTCCTTAAGAATATCTATCTTTCTTTTTTCTACGGTGCCAAAATTGGCGTCATTGGTCTTAACGGCTCTGGTAAATCAACCCTCCTTAAAATCATCGCTGGTATCGAACAAAGCTTCGAAGGTGAGGTACATTTCACAAAAGAATACTCTGTCGGTCTTCTTCCTCAGGAGCCCGAACTCGATAATACAAAAACAGTCAAGGAAATCGTTCAGGAAGGTGTTCAGGAAATAGTTGATATTCTGAAAGAATACGAAGAGGTGAATAATAAATTTGCCGAACCAATGTCAGATGATGAGATGACAAAACTCATTGAACGGCAGGGTGAACTAACGGAACTTATCGAACATAAAAACGGATGGGAACTTGATGTAAAACTTGCACGTGCAATGGATGCTCTTCAATGCCCTGATGAAGATGCTCTCGTTGAAAATCTCAGCGGAGGCGAAAGAAGACGGGTTGCCCTGTGCAGACTTCTTCTTATGGAACCCGATATTCTTCTGCTTGATGAGCCGACTAACCACCTTGACGCTGAGTCAGTGCAGTGGCTCGAACTTCATCTCCAGAAATATAAAGGTACCGTTATTGCCGTTACTCACGATAGGTATTTCCTCGATAATGTTGCCGGCTGGATTCTTGAACTCGACCGCGGTGAGGGTATTCCGTGGGAAGGGAATTACTCTTCCTGGCTCGACCAGAAAGCAAAACGGCTCGAGATGGAACAAAAGTCCGAAAGTAAAAGACGTAAAACTCTTGAACGCGAACTTGAATGGGTGCGTATGTCCCCTAAAGCGCGGCATGCAAAGTCAAAAGCTCGTTTGCAGTCTTACGATAAACTCCTGAATGAAGATACTAAACAAAAAGAGGAAAAACTTGAAATATACATTCCAAACGGTCCGCGTCTGAGTAATAAAGTAATTGACGCAGTTAACGTAAAAAAAGCTTATGGCGATAAACTCCTTTACGAAAACCTGAATTTTTCTCTGCCCCCGGCTGGTATTGTCGGCGTTATCGGTCCTAACGGTGCTGGTAAAACCACTCTGTTTAGGATGATTCTCGGTACCGAAAAACCTGATGCAGGTAATTTTGAAGTCGGCGATACTGTTACTGTGGGTTATGTTGACCAAAGCCACGTTAACCTCAACCCCGAAGATACTGTCTGGAAAGCCATTTCCGAAGGTGCGGAAACAATTGAACTTGGAGGTAAACAGTATAACTCACGGGCTTATGTCGGAAGATTTAATTTCAACGGTGCTGATCAGGAAAAGCTTGTTAAAAACCTTTCAGGTGGCGAACGAAACAGACTTCATCTTGCTCTTACTCTTAAATCGCAAGCTAATGTTCTCCTTCTTGACGAGCCCTCTAACGATATAGATGTCAATACCCTCCGTGCTCTCGAAGAAGGTCTTGAAGACTTCGCTGGATGTGCAGTTGTTATCTCGCACGATAGATGGTTCCTCGATAGGATTTCTACTCATATACTCGCATTCGAGGGTGATTCGCAGGTGTATTTCTTTGAAGGCAGTTATTCTGAATATGAAGAAAACAAAAAGAAAAGACTCGGTGAAGTTACTCCTAAGAAATTTAAATATAAAAAACTTGTCGAATAG
- a CDS encoding transglycosylase SLT domain-containing protein encodes MKREIINLILRRSISTYNINKVNQYIKRNYIVWLGIILLLTILGIALMNVFEPKKQKVTTESNDAFFPSTQDTSQKKSSSLNSGYILVKLENYLINWSYILDIVAYNKSFIMNDTAWNLDQYEKIIKSIDKKNMYFSPGNVASLVEQYGDLIKQHCNHYKLDWRLILAMIRQESYFNPEAVSRAGAYGFMQIMPRTGQGLQNELNLEDTKTPTNNLTAGMYYYATLVGSFEFTGEDKYKFALAAYNAGLSRVVDAMTIANYFGKDYTKWSDVKDFYPYLASNQDSIHRLVWPKTGRPPGGTLNNWQEPYKYVEYIIFYYENYKNYYPSNLEEPKVKKGKRKKK; translated from the coding sequence ATGAAGAGGGAAATAATTAATTTAATTTTAAGGAGAAGTATAAGTACATATAATATCAACAAGGTAAATCAATATATAAAGAGAAATTATATAGTTTGGTTAGGAATAATTCTATTACTGACGATTCTTGGAATTGCATTAATGAATGTATTTGAGCCGAAGAAGCAGAAGGTTACAACAGAGAGCAATGATGCATTTTTCCCATCGACGCAGGACACATCACAGAAGAAAAGCAGTTCACTAAATTCTGGTTATATATTAGTAAAGCTAGAAAATTATTTGATTAACTGGTCATATATACTTGATATAGTTGCATACAACAAATCGTTTATCATGAATGATACGGCATGGAATCTTGATCAGTATGAGAAGATAATAAAATCGATAGATAAGAAGAACATGTATTTTTCGCCGGGGAACGTGGCGTCGCTTGTTGAACAATACGGTGATTTGATAAAGCAGCACTGCAATCATTATAAACTTGACTGGAGATTGATATTAGCGATGATAAGGCAGGAGTCGTACTTCAATCCTGAGGCGGTTTCGCGGGCGGGTGCATACGGATTTATGCAAATAATGCCGAGGACTGGTCAGGGATTACAGAACGAGTTGAACCTTGAGGATACAAAAACTCCGACTAATAATCTTACTGCGGGAATGTATTACTACGCAACGCTTGTCGGGTCGTTTGAATTTACGGGAGAAGACAAGTATAAGTTTGCTCTTGCGGCTTATAATGCGGGGCTCAGTAGGGTAGTTGATGCGATGACTATTGCAAATTATTTTGGGAAGGATTACACTAAATGGTCTGATGTAAAAGATTTTTATCCATATCTTGCATCTAATCAGGATTCAATACACAGACTTGTATGGCCAAAAACAGGCAGGCCTCCGGGAGGAACGCTAAACAACTGGCAGGAGCCGTACAAGTATGTTGAGTATATAATATTTTATTATGAGAACTACAAAAATTATTATCCGAGCAATTTAGAAGAACCAAAGGTTAAGAAAGGGAAGAGGAAAAAGAAATGA
- a CDS encoding phosphoribosyltransferase family protein, producing the protein MSNSIKDILFNKSTTLFNDVVDFLYPKICIVSDSRIPDDNSNDFVIDSILQSFELINEDEFSFMRSKINADFFFSKYAFRHESGIQSLIHYLKYRGFTKIGTFLGNIIGTELKLHYTEKLKEYTYLLPVPLYSGKLRERGFNQSMFICKGIVEVLPMEILNENIIRVKNTKSQTGLSFEERIENVKDAFALNPKLKNSELNNGILVVDDVITTGSTIKEVIRLLKQETSVSVGAVSIGLAK; encoded by the coding sequence TTGTCGAATAGCATTAAAGATATTCTTTTTAATAAATCCACAACACTATTTAATGATGTTGTGGATTTTTTATATCCGAAAATCTGCATCGTTTCGGATTCAAGAATACCTGATGATAACTCTAACGATTTCGTAATTGACAGCATTCTTCAATCTTTTGAATTAATAAATGAAGATGAATTCTCATTTATGCGTTCCAAAATAAATGCTGATTTTTTCTTCTCAAAATATGCATTCAGACATGAAAGCGGTATCCAGTCATTAATCCATTACCTTAAATACAGAGGATTCACCAAAATTGGCACATTTCTCGGAAATATTATCGGTACGGAATTGAAGCTTCACTACACTGAAAAACTTAAAGAATACACTTACCTTCTGCCCGTACCTTTATATTCCGGCAAACTCCGTGAACGAGGTTTCAATCAAAGCATGTTCATCTGCAAGGGAATCGTTGAAGTTCTCCCGATGGAAATTCTGAATGAAAATATTATCCGCGTAAAAAATACAAAATCCCAGACAGGACTCTCATTCGAGGAAAGAATTGAAAATGTTAAGGATGCATTCGCCTTAAACCCAAAACTAAAAAACTCTGAACTCAATAACGGAATCCTCGTCGTCGATGATGTCATAACAACCGGCTCAACAATAAAAGAAGTAATCCGCCTCCTGAAACAAGAAACATCTGTATCAGTCGGTGCAGTTTCTATAGGTTTAGCTAAATAA
- the ileS gene encoding isoleucine--tRNA ligase, with protein MYKNLPDNFSLPDLADEMLNFWAEDKTFEKSVSSKNPEKHFTFYEGPPTANGLPGIHHVIARTVKDIICRYKTMQGYRVNRKAGWDTHGLPVEVEVEKELGLKSRHDIYEFGAINFNAECKKSIFKYLSQWEILTKQMAYWINLDDAYVTFHNEYIESVWWALKKFFDAGLMVKGFKILPFCPICESPLSSHEVAQGYVDLKDPSVYIKFKIKSEEYKDAEFLVWTTTPWTLPSNVALCVNPESDYVLIKTVKDENLILSESRLSAVKDEYEIIKKLKGKELEHIEYEPLFNFFKLEKKAYYVTLGDFVTLDDGTGIVHIAPAYGEDDYTIGQKYDLPVLQAVHRDGLFRKEAGKYAGRNFKESDPDLILDLKADGRLYKKEMFTHSYPHCWRHKVPLMYYATDSWFIRTTTYKDKMIELNKQINWNPTEFGTGRFGNWLEENKDWAISRNRFWGTPLPVWYYIDDNGKEVYECIGSIKELKKKASNFDEVYKDIPFDLHKPYIDSIKLISDTGKEMKRVTEVIDCWFDSGSMPFAQIHYPFENKEWFEQNYPADFIAEGVDQTRGWFYSLHAIGTFLFDKPAYKNLIVNGLILDKFGKKMSKSLGNAVNPFDMMEKHGADVLRWYLVGNTPIWKSKNFNEDEMTDTKNKFFDTLTNTYKFFVLYSNMSGFDYAKSEKVEINNRQEIDKWIISKLNSLKKKYFENLEGYEITKAARYIYDFTIDELSNWYVRRNRKRFRYPENENDKNSAYQTLFECLVEIIKMIAPISPFISEKLYTNLMPEAGSVHLSEFTDFDAKAINTELEQQMSLAQNIVYLVRAVRVKNNLKVRQPLKQLLVPVLSTDEKKRLNNVKDIILEEINVKELVILEGDSDIIVKKAKPNFKSIGPKFGKDVKKVQQLILSLNKSEISELEKTGQVSKEGFTFTNEDIDLFTQNIEGWIVESSGGITIALDTKLDSALREEGLVREFISRVQNYRKNNNFDVNDKIRIFIKADDNFSSLFKKNIEFISKEVGCIDITDKIMSEKEYIKTDINDVYCDFYIEKV; from the coding sequence ATGTATAAGAATTTGCCCGATAATTTTTCGTTGCCTGATTTAGCTGATGAAATGCTTAATTTCTGGGCTGAAGATAAGACTTTTGAAAAAAGTGTCAGCTCTAAAAATCCGGAAAAGCATTTTACTTTTTACGAGGGTCCTCCAACAGCAAACGGACTACCTGGTATTCACCATGTTATTGCCAGAACTGTAAAAGACATTATCTGCAGATATAAAACCATGCAGGGTTATCGAGTAAATCGTAAAGCTGGCTGGGATACTCACGGTCTGCCCGTCGAAGTTGAGGTTGAAAAGGAACTTGGTCTTAAGTCTCGTCACGATATTTATGAATTCGGTGCTATTAATTTTAATGCGGAATGTAAAAAGTCTATATTCAAATATCTCTCCCAATGGGAAATCCTAACAAAGCAAATGGCTTACTGGATTAACCTCGACGATGCTTACGTAACGTTTCACAACGAATATATTGAATCCGTCTGGTGGGCTCTTAAAAAATTCTTCGATGCAGGTCTTATGGTTAAGGGTTTTAAGATCCTCCCATTCTGCCCTATTTGCGAATCACCTCTTTCTTCGCATGAAGTCGCACAGGGTTATGTTGACCTGAAAGACCCGTCCGTTTATATTAAGTTTAAAATTAAATCTGAAGAATATAAAGATGCCGAGTTCCTCGTCTGGACGACTACTCCATGGACTCTGCCGTCTAACGTTGCTCTTTGCGTTAACCCTGAATCAGATTATGTATTAATAAAAACTGTTAAGGATGAGAATCTCATTCTTTCCGAATCGCGTTTATCAGCTGTAAAAGACGAATATGAAATAATTAAAAAACTTAAAGGCAAAGAACTCGAACACATCGAATACGAACCCTTGTTCAACTTCTTTAAGCTTGAAAAGAAAGCTTATTATGTTACTCTCGGTGACTTCGTAACACTCGATGATGGTACCGGTATAGTTCATATCGCTCCGGCTTATGGTGAGGACGATTATACTATAGGTCAGAAGTATGACCTTCCTGTCCTTCAGGCAGTTCATCGCGACGGTCTATTTAGGAAAGAAGCAGGTAAATATGCAGGCAGAAACTTCAAAGAGTCCGACCCTGACTTAATACTCGACCTGAAAGCCGATGGAAGACTTTACAAGAAGGAAATGTTCACTCACTCATACCCTCACTGCTGGAGACACAAAGTGCCGCTTATGTATTATGCTACGGATTCTTGGTTTATTCGCACTACTACTTATAAAGATAAAATGATTGAGTTAAACAAGCAGATAAACTGGAATCCGACTGAGTTTGGCACCGGACGTTTCGGTAACTGGCTTGAAGAAAACAAAGATTGGGCAATATCACGAAATAGATTCTGGGGAACTCCCCTGCCCGTCTGGTATTACATAGATGATAATGGCAAAGAAGTTTATGAATGTATAGGCAGCATTAAAGAACTCAAAAAGAAAGCATCGAATTTTGATGAGGTCTATAAAGATATTCCCTTCGACCTCCATAAACCATACATTGACAGTATAAAACTTATTTCAGATACTGGCAAGGAAATGAAACGCGTAACGGAAGTAATAGACTGCTGGTTCGATAGCGGCTCTATGCCTTTTGCTCAGATCCATTATCCTTTTGAAAACAAAGAATGGTTCGAACAAAACTATCCTGCTGATTTTATCGCGGAAGGTGTTGACCAGACTCGCGGTTGGTTTTACTCACTGCATGCAATTGGCACATTCCTTTTCGATAAACCCGCTTACAAGAACCTGATAGTTAACGGTCTCATTCTCGATAAGTTCGGTAAGAAAATGAGTAAGTCTCTTGGCAATGCTGTTAACCCGTTTGACATGATGGAAAAGCACGGTGCTGACGTTCTTCGTTGGTATCTTGTCGGGAATACTCCAATCTGGAAATCAAAGAACTTCAACGAAGATGAAATGACTGATACGAAGAATAAGTTCTTTGATACTCTAACAAACACTTATAAGTTTTTTGTTCTTTATTCAAACATGAGTGGTTTTGATTATGCAAAATCCGAAAAGGTAGAAATAAACAATCGTCAGGAAATTGACAAATGGATTATATCGAAACTCAATTCTCTCAAAAAGAAATATTTCGAGAATCTCGAAGGTTATGAAATTACTAAAGCCGCAAGATATATTTATGATTTCACCATTGATGAGCTTTCGAATTGGTACGTAAGAAGAAACCGCAAAAGGTTTAGATACCCTGAAAATGAAAACGATAAGAACTCAGCTTATCAGACTTTGTTTGAATGTCTTGTTGAAATCATTAAAATGATAGCTCCAATTTCTCCGTTTATTTCTGAGAAGCTTTACACAAATCTAATGCCTGAAGCAGGCTCTGTACATCTAAGCGAATTTACTGACTTTGATGCCAAAGCTATAAATACAGAACTTGAACAGCAGATGTCTCTCGCTCAGAACATAGTATATCTCGTTAGAGCTGTAAGAGTGAAGAATAATCTCAAAGTGCGTCAGCCGTTAAAGCAGCTTCTCGTTCCTGTTCTCAGCACTGATGAAAAGAAAAGACTCAATAACGTTAAAGATATTATCCTCGAGGAAATTAACGTTAAGGAACTTGTTATTCTCGAAGGCGATTCTGATATTATAGTCAAGAAGGCAAAACCGAACTTTAAGTCTATCGGACCTAAATTCGGAAAAGACGTTAAAAAAGTTCAGCAATTAATTTTATCGCTTAATAAGTCGGAAATCTCTGAACTTGAAAAAACAGGTCAGGTTTCAAAGGAAGGTTTTACTTTCACTAATGAAGATATTGACCTGTTCACCCAAAATATTGAAGGTTGGATTGTTGAATCCAGCGGTGGTATAACAATCGCCCTTGATACAAAGCTCGACTCAGCGCTACGCGAAGAAGGTCTCGTTAGAGAATTTATAAGCCGGGTTCAGAACTATAGAAAGAATAATAATTTTGACGTTAACGATAAAATTAGGATTTTTATTAAAGCAGACGATAACTTTTCTTCATTATTTAAAAAGAACATTGAATTTATCTCCAAAGAAGTCGGTTGTATTGATATTACAGATAAAATTATGTCTGAAAAAGAGTATATCAAAACAGATATAAATGATGTATATTGCGACTTTTACATCGAAAAAGTATAA
- a CDS encoding MerR family transcriptional regulator, whose product MKKLYYSISEVGKITDLEQYVLRYWETEFELLKPAKNLAGNRIYTNKDIKLILYIKRLLKEEKYTIEGAKKLLKNYNFKEESALAKGSPKLSDSHPKSKPQPFVNNQSRELSLFSNESVDNDDFDSISGKALKKDLYELRNFLKGLLDDLD is encoded by the coding sequence ATGAAAAAACTTTACTATTCCATCAGTGAAGTTGGAAAAATTACTGACCTGGAACAGTACGTTTTGAGGTATTGGGAAACCGAATTTGAGCTTTTAAAACCGGCAAAGAATCTTGCGGGGAATCGAATTTATACTAATAAAGATATTAAGCTCATTCTTTACATTAAAAGACTCTTAAAAGAAGAAAAATATACTATAGAAGGTGCGAAGAAACTGTTAAAGAACTATAACTTTAAGGAAGAATCAGCCCTTGCAAAGGGTTCTCCTAAACTCTCTGATTCTCATCCGAAAAGTAAACCTCAACCCTTCGTGAATAATCAGTCCAGAGAGTTGAGTCTGTTCAGTAATGAATCCGTTGATAACGATGATTTTGATTCCATTTCAGGTAAAGCACTTAAAAAAGACCTATACGAACTTAGAAACTTCTTGAAAGGACTTTTAGACGATTTAGATTAA
- a CDS encoding aminotransferase class V-fold PLP-dependent enzyme gives MIVNSFEEARELFPMAKSCVYLDSAHYAPYSTETRRRLLDFINKFTETNYNLSIFHNEISIRLKEKISRLINSGPEDIILTSSTTHGLNIFANGINTEDCKNTAYADSEFPAVVYAWMNQEKLRGIKNFLIPSKNGKIKLSDVEKVLSENKIDVLTISTVEFLGFKNDLDALREITNKYNTMFVVDAIQSIGAVPMDVKKHDIDFLAAGSQKWMMSPAGTGFAYIKKTIKKHVSPTYVSTMSIDFDFTNFLDYKFKLKEDGIAYENSTPNTLGMIGLESSMDLFLSLGTENIFKQITKILDRFIDGIGSCKNFYVESDMREQHRSNILIFSHKDRSRNAEIQKELEEKKVYIALREGYLRVSPHLFNNEDDIDRLLESLEKY, from the coding sequence ATGATTGTAAACAGTTTTGAAGAAGCGAGAGAATTATTCCCGATGGCGAAAAGCTGTGTATATCTTGATTCGGCGCATTATGCACCGTATTCGACAGAGACACGAAGAAGGCTTCTTGATTTTATAAATAAGTTTACGGAGACGAACTACAATCTAAGCATTTTCCACAATGAAATATCAATAAGATTAAAAGAGAAGATATCGAGATTGATTAATTCAGGTCCTGAAGATATAATATTAACATCTTCAACGACGCATGGTCTTAATATATTTGCGAACGGAATCAATACAGAAGACTGCAAAAATACTGCGTATGCTGATTCCGAGTTCCCTGCGGTTGTATATGCGTGGATGAACCAAGAAAAGTTAAGGGGAATAAAGAACTTTTTAATACCATCGAAAAACGGAAAGATAAAACTTAGCGATGTTGAAAAAGTTTTATCGGAAAATAAGATTGATGTACTTACAATAAGTACGGTAGAGTTTCTGGGATTTAAGAATGACCTTGATGCATTGAGAGAAATAACGAATAAATACAATACAATGTTTGTTGTTGATGCAATACAGAGTATCGGTGCAGTGCCTATGGACGTGAAGAAGCATGACATAGACTTTCTTGCAGCGGGGTCGCAGAAGTGGATGATGTCGCCGGCGGGAACAGGGTTTGCATACATAAAGAAAACAATTAAGAAACATGTAAGCCCGACATACGTAAGCACAATGAGTATTGATTTCGATTTCACAAACTTTCTGGATTACAAATTCAAATTGAAAGAGGATGGAATCGCTTATGAAAACTCAACTCCGAATACGCTTGGAATGATAGGTCTGGAGTCGTCTATGGATTTATTCCTGAGTCTTGGTACGGAGAATATTTTCAAGCAAATAACAAAAATACTTGACAGGTTCATTGATGGAATTGGCAGTTGCAAGAATTTTTATGTAGAGTCTGACATGAGAGAACAGCACAGGTCGAATATACTTATCTTTTCGCATAAAGACAGAAGCAGGAATGCAGAGATACAAAAAGAGCTTGAAGAAAAGAAAGTCTATATTGCACTAAGAGAGGGATATCTCAGAGTTTCACCGCATTTATTTAATAATGAAGATGATATTGATAGACTGTTGGAGAGTTTGGAGAAGTATTAA